TGCCGTTCGGGCTTTGGCCCAAAATAGGGAGGCCGCCTTGGCTTTGGGTATATCACCCCTACGCACCGAGGCTTTAACGCTCGTTTTGGGCTCAAGCCTAGCCGGTTTGGCAGGATCTCTCTTGGTGACCCTCCAGCCAGTGGCACCGTTGGCGGCACCCCTTTATACAGCCAAGGCCTTCGTGGTGGTGGTCCTAGGGGGGCTTTCTTCTCCATTGGGAGTTGGCTTGGCAGGCCTTTTCCTTGGAGTTTTTGAGGCCCTAGCTGGCCTCCTTAATCCCGCCTTAGGGGAACTCTTCGTTTTTGGAGCTTTTCTGCTAGCTCTTCTTCTCGGGCGTCAAGGCCTCCTCGGAGGGCGGGCATGAGAGAGAAGGTAATCTTGCAGGCCCTTTTCCTGATCCTCTTTTTCCTACCTCTAGGGCTCGACGATTACCTAATCCACCTTTTTACCTCCTCCTTTGTCTTGGCCCTCTTGGCTTTGGGCTGGAACATCCTCGGTGGATACGCCCACCAGGTTTCCTTTGGCCATGCTGCTTTCTTTGGCTTAGGAGCATATGGTGCCGCTATCCTTGCTCATCGGGGCCTTGATCCTTGGTTGGCCCTAGCCTTGGGTGGAGTTGTATCCATTTTGGGCGGCGCACTGGCCCTACCTACCCTGAGGCTACACGGAGCCTACTTTGCCCTGGCCATGTTGGCCTACGCCGAGGTGTTGCGCGTTGTAGCTACGGTGTGGGAAGGTGTTACAGGTGGAGCGCAAGGGCTCCTCAATCTCCCTTCTCTTCACCTTCCCGGCGTGGATTTTGGGAGCAAGATCCCCAACTACTTCGTTGCGTTAGCCCTTTTGGCTTTGGGAGCCTTCTTAGCCTACCGGATCCGCTATGGTGCCCTTGGGCTTGGGATGGCCACCCTAAGTGATGAAGAAGCTGCCAGAAGCGGGGGGATTCCTGTTTTTCGGCTTAAGGTGCTGGCCCTCGCACTAAGTGCTTTCCTCGCGGGGCTAGCCGGGGCCTTCCAAGCTCTTTATGTAGGCTTCCTCGAGCCCCCCTATGCCTTTAACACCGAGTGGTCCGTCTTTCCCCTCGTAGCGTCCACTATTGGCGGCCGAGGTACCGTCCTAGGGCCAATTCTGGGAACACTGGGCCTATATTTGGGAGCCGAGCTATGGATCAAACCTCTTCTTGAGCGAGGGTACCACATCCTAACCGGGGTTCTGGTTGTGCTGGCGGTTATTGCCCTACGCAAGGGATTTCTAGGCTTCTTGGAGGACCGCTATGCCCCTTACCGCCCACGCAGTTAGTGTCCGGTTTGGTGGACTCTTGGTCCTAAATGGAGTAAGCCTCCAAGTAGAAAGGGGCCAGCGGGTAGGCCTCATCGGGCCTAACGGGGCAGGAAAGAGCACCCTCTTCGGCGTCTTAAGCGGCCATATCCGGCCTCAGAAAGGACAAATCTACCTGGAAGGGTCTCCCTTGGGCTCCCTTCCTCCGGAAGTCCGAGCCCATCTAGGTCTGGCCCGAACTTTCCAGATTCCGAGGCCCTTTTTAGGGCTTACGGTGTACGAGAACGTTTTGGCTTTCGCCCGGTTTGGAAAACGAAGCCCGGACCCTGAGAGAGAAGCTGAAAAAGCGCTGGCAGCCGTAGGCCTAGAAAACTTTGCCGAAAGGCCAGTAGAAGCCCTAAACCTTGCTCAGCTCAAGCGGTTGGAGCTGGCTCGCGCCTTGGCCCTAAAGCCCCATTACCTCCTAGTGGACGAGGTTTTTGCCGGGCTGAACCCGAGGGAGAAAGACGATTTGGCTAACCGCGTTTCCGAGTTGGTTAGAGAAGAAGGATTCGGTCTCCTCTTAGTTGAGCATGATCTCAAGACAGTCTTTAAACTCTCGGATTGGGTTTTTGTTCTAGCCTTTGGGGAGATCATAGCTCAAGGTCCTCCCGAGGTAGTAGCCCGGGATGAACGAGTGATCGCTGCTTACACCGGGGGTGGGGTGTGAAAGTTCTCGAAGTAGCAGGTTTCCAAGCAGGCTATGGCCCTTTTCAAGTTCTGTTCGGCGTGGATCTTGAGGTGAGGGCTGGGGAAATGGTGGCCCTCCTCGGCCCTAATGGGGCAGGCAAGACCACCTTTTTTAAGGCTCTCCTCGGTTTTACCTGGCGGAGGGGCCAGGTTCTCTTTCAGGGCCGACCCATCCACGCCCTCCCTTCTTTCCAAATAGCTCGCCTCGGCGTGATTCTTGTTCCAGAGGGCAGGGGCATATTCCCCGACATGACTGTTTGGGAAAACCTCCTTCTCGGAGCCTATCGTCTCGGAGGCTCCTTTGGCTTTCACAAGGCTCGCCTCAAGGAGATCTTCGCACTGTTTCCGGTCTTAGAAGAGCGATTAGGACAAAGAGCTGGAAGCCTTTCAGGCGGAGAACAGCAAATGCTCTCCATCGCCAGGGCCCTCATGTCTGAGCCGCGCCTCCTTCTTGTAGACGAACCTACTCTAGGGCTTGCTCCCCGGCTGGCTAGGGAAGTTCTGGAGATTTTAGCACAGCTCAAAAGTCGGGTGCCCATTCTCCTGGCAGAGCAGAACCTGACCCTAAGCCTAAGCCTTGCTGACCGGGCTTACGTCCTCGAGGGCGGCAGGGTCATCCTAGAAGGAGAAGCCCAGGCCCTCCTGGATGATCCAAAGGTGCGGCAAAGCTACTTGGGGGTGCTATAAGGTGAAAAGTAGGCTTGTAGTTGCTCTTGGGTTCCTCTTGGGTCTAGCGCTGGCCCAGATCCAGGAAGGTGTGGACCTCCTTTCGGAGGAAAGTGGCTTCATCACGGGCCAGGCCATTTACGTGGACGGAGGCCGCTCCGTGGCCGGGCCTGTGTGGTTTGGGAGGTGATGGGGATGCCCATGTACTTTGAGGACTTTGAAGTCGGCCAGCGCTTCACCACCCCGGCCCGCACGGTGACCGAGGCGGACGTGGTGAACTTCGCCGGGGTCTCGGGGGACTACAACCCCATCCACACCGACGCCGAGTTCGCCAAGGAAACCCCCTTCGGTCAGCGCATCGCCCACGGGCTTCTGGTCCTTGCCATGCTCACGGGGCTCAGGCAGCGCACCGGCCACTTTGAGGGCACGGTGATCGCCTGGCTGGAGATCCGGAACTACAAGTTCCTCAAGCCCGTCCTCATCGGGGACACGGTGCGGGGGGAGAGCGAGATCCTGGAGAAGCGGGAGACCTCCAAGCCCGACCGGGGGATCCTGGTGCAGCGGGTGAGGGTCTACAACCAAAGGGGCGAGGTGGTGCAGGAGGGGGAGTTCGTGACCATGGTGCGGAGGAAGCCTGCTTGACGCCATCCCATCCCGGCGTGGGCCGGGAAGGGAGCCCCGTGAGGATTACGTATGAGCCCCTTTGCCCGCTGGTTCCAGGCGGAGGTCCTGAGGAGGGAAGAGGGCGAGGCAGAGCTTCGCCTTAGGGTGCGGGAGGAGTTCTTGCAGGGCCAGGGCCTGGTCCACGGGGGGATCTTGGCGGCCCTTCTGGACAGCGCCTTAGGCCAGGCGGTGGAAAGCCTGGGGGCGAAGGTGGTCACCGCCGAGCTTTCCGTGAGCTACCTCAGGCCCGTGAGGGAAGGGGTGCTCCTGGCCCGGGGGTGGGTGGTCCACCCCGGGCGTCGCCTCCTCCACGCCGCCGGGGAGGTCATTTTGGAGGGAAAGCGGGTGGCCTTCGCCAAAGGGGTCTTCTACCGGGTGGGCTAAAAGGCCTTATACTGGGTTCAACCCAAAGGGGGTGCCCATGTTCCCGAGCACCATGATGGAGGAAGAACTAAACCTTTGGGACTTTTTGGAGCGGGCGGCGGAGCTTTTCGGCAAGAAGGAGGTGGTCTCCCGCCTCCACACCGGGGAGGTCCACCGCACCACCTACGCCGAGGTCCACCGCCGGGCGCGGAGGCTCATGGGGGGCCTCAAGGCCCTCGGGGTGGGCGTGGGGGACCGGGTGGCCACCCTGGGCTTCAACCACTTCCGCCACCTCGAGGCCTACTTCGCCGTCCCCGGCATGGGGGCGGTCCTCCACACCGCCAACCCCCGCCTCTCCCCCAAGGAGATCGCCTACATCCTGAACCACGCCGAGGACAAGGTCCTCCTCTTTGACCCGAACCTCCTCCCCCTGGTGGAGGCCATCCGGGGCGAGCTCAAGACGGTGCAGCACCTCGTGGTCATGGACGAGAAGGCCCCGGAGGGCTACCTGGCCTACGAGGCGGTCCTGGGGGAGGAGGTGGACCCCGTGCGGGTGCCGGAGCGGGCCGCCTGCGGCATGGCCTACACCACCGGGACCACGGGCCTCCCCAAGGGGGTGGTCTACAGCCACCGGGCCCTGGTCCTCCACACCCTGGCGGCGAGCCTCGTTGACGGCACCGCCCTCTCGGAAAGGGACGTGGTCCTGCCGGTGGTGCCCATGTTCCACGTGAACGCCTGGTGCCTGCCCTACGCCGCCACCCTGGTGGGGGCCAAGCAGGTCCTCCCCGGGCC
This region of Thermus thermophilus genomic DNA includes:
- a CDS encoding ABC transporter ATP-binding protein, whose translation is MPLTAHAVSVRFGGLLVLNGVSLQVERGQRVGLIGPNGAGKSTLFGVLSGHIRPQKGQIYLEGSPLGSLPPEVRAHLGLARTFQIPRPFLGLTVYENVLAFARFGKRSPDPEREAEKALAAVGLENFAERPVEALNLAQLKRLELARALALKPHYLLVDEVFAGLNPREKDDLANRVSELVREEGFGLLLVEHDLKTVFKLSDWVFVLAFGEIIAQGPPEVVARDERVIAAYTGGGV
- a CDS encoding ABC transporter ATP-binding protein — its product is MKVLEVAGFQAGYGPFQVLFGVDLEVRAGEMVALLGPNGAGKTTFFKALLGFTWRRGQVLFQGRPIHALPSFQIARLGVILVPEGRGIFPDMTVWENLLLGAYRLGGSFGFHKARLKEIFALFPVLEERLGQRAGSLSGGEQQMLSIARALMSEPRLLLVDEPTLGLAPRLAREVLEILAQLKSRVPILLAEQNLTLSLSLADRAYVLEGGRVILEGEAQALLDDPKVRQSYLGVL
- a CDS encoding branched-chain amino acid ABC transporter permease; amino-acid sequence: MREKVILQALFLILFFLPLGLDDYLIHLFTSSFVLALLALGWNILGGYAHQVSFGHAAFFGLGAYGAAILAHRGLDPWLALALGGVVSILGGALALPTLRLHGAYFALAMLAYAEVLRVVATVWEGVTGGAQGLLNLPSLHLPGVDFGSKIPNYFVALALLALGAFLAYRIRYGALGLGMATLSDEEAARSGGIPVFRLKVLALALSAFLAGLAGAFQALYVGFLEPPYAFNTEWSVFPLVASTIGGRGTVLGPILGTLGLYLGAELWIKPLLERGYHILTGVLVVLAVIALRKGFLGFLEDRYAPYRPRS
- a CDS encoding MaoC/PaaZ C-terminal domain-containing protein: MPMYFEDFEVGQRFTTPARTVTEADVVNFAGVSGDYNPIHTDAEFAKETPFGQRIAHGLLVLAMLTGLRQRTGHFEGTVIAWLEIRNYKFLKPVLIGDTVRGESEILEKRETSKPDRGILVQRVRVYNQRGEVVQEGEFVTMVRRKPA
- a CDS encoding PaaI family thioesterase, which codes for MSPFARWFQAEVLRREEGEAELRLRVREEFLQGQGLVHGGILAALLDSALGQAVESLGAKVVTAELSVSYLRPVREGVLLARGWVVHPGRRLLHAAGEVILEGKRVAFAKGVFYRVG